A section of the Terriglobales bacterium genome encodes:
- the hpnI gene encoding bacteriohopanetetrol glucosamine biosynthesis glycosyltransferase HpnI has translation MFLRILLAIAIFGTLASTAFLVLALVGSWRFVRMRRQLRAARAYFPPVSVLKPVHGLEPNLEENLESFFRQDFPDFELIFCARQSNDPGLQMAQRLAHRYPNVKVRILTCGEPPWTNAKLFSLEKMWQAAAHDLLVISDSDVRVSRDYLREIIKPFADPKVGMTTCIYRGLPAGGFWTELEAFGYSVEMTSGVVVADMLEGMKFALGPTMVVRRECVEALGGFGFMADYCADDYILGNRVADSGREVVLSHHVIDHMVFHHSFLASMRHQVRWMRSTRFSRPKGHLGTVLTYAMPYGVLGCIAGLASGHTVLGWSLLGAAFVNRVIQSIAAGYFVAGDRKALTRAWRYPLRDLLGAFLWIGSYLSAKIDWRGEEYRLSTGGLMLRHEQSGKLPKPAVAGSE, from the coding sequence ATGTTTTTGCGCATACTCCTGGCGATCGCCATCTTCGGAACCCTAGCCTCGACCGCATTTCTCGTGCTGGCTTTAGTCGGCTCGTGGCGCTTTGTGAGAATGCGCAGACAACTTCGCGCTGCCCGCGCTTACTTTCCGCCGGTCAGTGTTTTGAAGCCGGTTCATGGACTTGAGCCGAATCTCGAAGAGAATCTCGAGAGTTTCTTTCGCCAGGACTTTCCCGATTTCGAACTCATCTTCTGTGCGCGCCAATCGAACGACCCGGGGCTGCAGATGGCGCAGCGATTAGCACACAGGTATCCCAACGTGAAGGTTCGGATCCTCACTTGTGGGGAGCCGCCATGGACCAATGCCAAACTTTTTTCCCTCGAGAAGATGTGGCAAGCAGCCGCTCACGACCTGCTCGTAATCAGCGACAGCGATGTCCGCGTTTCACGGGATTATCTTCGCGAGATCATCAAACCCTTCGCCGATCCCAAAGTAGGAATGACGACGTGCATCTATCGCGGTTTGCCGGCAGGCGGTTTCTGGACGGAGCTCGAGGCATTCGGATATTCGGTCGAGATGACCTCGGGAGTTGTGGTGGCGGACATGCTCGAAGGCATGAAGTTCGCGCTTGGTCCGACGATGGTAGTGCGCCGCGAATGCGTGGAAGCGCTCGGCGGATTCGGGTTCATGGCCGATTACTGTGCTGACGATTACATTCTCGGAAACCGCGTCGCTGACTCGGGCAGAGAAGTAGTCCTCTCGCACCATGTCATCGATCACATGGTCTTCCATCATTCGTTTCTGGCCTCGATGCGTCATCAGGTGCGCTGGATGCGAAGCACTCGTTTTTCGCGTCCTAAAGGTCATCTCGGAACGGTGCTGACGTATGCAATGCCGTATGGCGTGCTTGGATGCATCGCAGGCCTTGCTAGCGGACACACCGTGCTCGGTTGGAGTTTGTTGGGCGCCGCGTTCGTAAATCGGGTGATTCAGTCGATCGCTGCGGGATATTTCGTTGCCGGAGATCGTAAGGCGCTAACTCGTGCCTGGCGGTATCCGTTGCGGGATCTTTTAGGAGCGTTCTTGTGGATCGGGAGCTATCTCAGCGCAAAGATTGATTGGCGCGGGGAGGAATACCGATTATCTACTGGTGGGCTCATGTTGCGACACGAACAATCAGGCAAACTTCCCAAACCTGCGGTTGCAGGCAGCGAATAG
- a CDS encoding glycosyltransferase family 39 protein — MAIAPPPVIELRSPQVSPNAWPKLLRRHWLAWAAILLIFAFVYLGSLSSPAIFDDADATHAEAAREMVANNDWVTLHVDGIRYLEKPLLPYWLVATCYRVFGVSEWATRLPTAIAILLLMFLAADWARRAFGARASIYAALFVVTTIGYYLFSRILIPEALLALTIAGALYFAVLALDRGRASRLWYASYACLALAVLAKGLVAIIFVGGTLLAYLIVTGEWKRWREFHLVTGTLLFLLIAAPWHILAGVRNSGFFWFYFVNEHLLRFLGKRYPKDYNKLPAIAYWTLHFVWLFPWSLFLARVVENLRERAKQRVPSAWSFADRTRMICLVWSGLILVFFAISTNQEYYTFPAYLPLLLLAADALASDRLGSRWSKVAYAALTIMGTSAGIALIAGVWSSRHLPVPLDLGSVLADRQVADNTLAMSKFFDLTGPAFAGLRLPALLAAFALLVGPLAALLSYRRSPRVAVWTLATASAVFLFAAHIALVRFGPFMSSRILAGQVQQVIRPGDQVMIYGDQAYGSSLIFYLQRQVMLVNGRSTSLLWGSKYPDAPHIFLDDEDLLRAWQGSQRVFLFVPKEQQARAKSVLGKGAYLFAQVSGKEILSNRQ; from the coding sequence TTGGCAATCGCTCCCCCACCCGTAATAGAACTGCGCTCGCCGCAGGTTTCTCCGAACGCTTGGCCTAAGCTGCTTCGCCGCCACTGGCTGGCGTGGGCCGCCATCCTCCTGATATTCGCGTTCGTCTACCTGGGATCGCTCTCTTCTCCCGCGATCTTCGACGATGCGGACGCCACGCACGCCGAAGCCGCTCGCGAGATGGTTGCCAACAATGACTGGGTGACGCTGCATGTCGACGGCATCCGCTACCTCGAGAAACCGCTGCTCCCATATTGGCTCGTGGCGACCTGCTATCGCGTATTCGGAGTTTCAGAATGGGCAACCCGGCTGCCGACTGCAATCGCGATTCTGCTGTTGATGTTTCTTGCCGCCGATTGGGCGCGGCGTGCATTCGGGGCGCGCGCCAGTATCTACGCAGCGCTGTTCGTAGTCACGACGATTGGGTATTACCTTTTCTCGCGAATTCTCATTCCCGAAGCGCTACTCGCACTCACGATCGCCGGAGCGCTTTACTTTGCCGTGCTCGCGCTCGATCGTGGAAGAGCATCTCGGCTTTGGTATGCCTCCTATGCCTGTTTGGCTCTAGCCGTCCTGGCCAAGGGACTGGTAGCGATCATCTTCGTTGGCGGTACTCTGCTTGCATATTTGATCGTCACGGGTGAATGGAAGCGGTGGCGCGAATTCCACCTTGTTACGGGCACGCTTTTGTTCCTGCTGATCGCGGCTCCGTGGCACATTCTGGCTGGAGTGCGGAATTCGGGATTTTTCTGGTTCTACTTCGTCAACGAACACTTGTTGCGCTTTCTCGGCAAACGTTATCCGAAGGATTACAACAAGCTTCCCGCAATCGCGTATTGGACTCTGCACTTCGTGTGGCTCTTTCCCTGGAGTTTGTTCCTGGCGCGAGTCGTGGAGAACCTGCGCGAGCGCGCGAAGCAGCGAGTACCGTCAGCGTGGAGTTTCGCAGATCGCACGCGCATGATCTGCCTGGTTTGGTCGGGACTGATTCTGGTGTTCTTTGCGATCTCAACCAATCAGGAGTACTACACCTTTCCAGCTTATCTGCCGCTGCTTCTGCTTGCCGCGGACGCCCTAGCTTCCGATCGCCTTGGCAGTCGCTGGAGCAAAGTGGCTTATGCGGCTCTTACCATTATGGGAACCTCGGCTGGTATCGCATTGATTGCCGGCGTGTGGTCATCACGTCACCTGCCGGTTCCGTTGGATCTAGGGTCGGTGCTCGCGGACAGGCAGGTGGCCGACAACACTCTTGCGATGTCGAAGTTCTTCGATCTCACCGGCCCAGCGTTCGCTGGATTGCGCTTGCCTGCTCTGCTGGCCGCATTCGCGCTGCTGGTCGGACCCCTGGCAGCACTACTGTCCTATCGTCGCTCGCCGCGTGTTGCTGTATGGACGCTCGCCACTGCTTCGGCTGTGTTCTTGTTTGCCGCGCATATCGCGTTGGTGCGCTTTGGTCCGTTTATGTCGTCACGCATTCTCGCGGGCCAGGTGCAGCAGGTAATCCGCCCTGGCGATCAGGTGATGATTTATGGAGATCAAGCGTATGGATCGTCGCTGATCTTCTACCTGCAGCGCCAGGTAATGCTCGTAAACGGGCGAAGCACTTCGCTCCTGTGGGGTTCAAAGTATCCCGACGCTCCTCACATTTTTTTGGACGATGAGGATCTACTTCGCGCGTGGCAAGGTTCGCAGCGTGTCTTTCTATTTGTGCCTAAGGAACAACAGGCGCGAGCTAAGTCGGTTCTTGGCAAGGGAGCTTACTTATTTGCGCAGGTCTCGGGAAAAGAAATATTGAGCAATAGGCAATAG
- a CDS encoding oxidative damage protection protein → MAHMVRCVKYGREMEGLEERPFDNDLGQKIYDNVSKQAWAEWGEHQKMLMNEYRLQPWKREAQEFLAQQLQAYFFGEGSQLPQEYVPPSR, encoded by the coding sequence ATGGCACACATGGTGCGGTGTGTGAAGTATGGCCGGGAGATGGAAGGGCTCGAAGAGCGTCCTTTCGACAACGATCTCGGCCAGAAGATTTACGACAACGTGTCGAAGCAAGCCTGGGCGGAATGGGGTGAACATCAGAAGATGCTCATGAACGAATATCGCCTCCAGCCTTGGAAGAGAGAAGCACAGGAGTTTCTCGCGCAGCAACTACAGGCATACTTCTTCGGCGAAGGTTCGCAGTTGCCGCAGGAATACGTGCCGCCTTCACGATAA
- a CDS encoding RNB domain-containing ribonuclease: protein MSTDREILARISRQSNHAAGYKQLVRELGLRGGEERRQLDERLQKLVDRGELVLMGRDRYALPKAAAKHNLVAGELSVHRDGYGFVRPRDAAVRDRIEGDIYVSPRDMNAAMHGDNVLVEVGPGHGDGRTEGRIVKIVGRAHPTVVGIFHYGDRYNYVQPIDDKLTDPVIIPRGMEVPSSVEKPHVASVPERPTTRHRVIGKEARRKAPADLEGMVVDVEIVQWPSGTQNARGKVIEVLGYEDDFGVDVEIMIRKHHIPHVFPAEVLEEAESFTAVLPHDEVARRRDFREFPIVTIDGETARDFDDAVLVRKLQNGNYQLQVHIADVANYVTERSAIDSEARLRGTSVYFPDRAVPMLPLELSTDLCSLRPKVERLVLSCVMEIDHAGEIVAYQLHEGVIRSAARMTYNEVQTILDGDQSMRQQYAALAGEFEGMEVLAKILNRKRVKRGSIDFDMPEPVIEFDEAGLMQGVARSERKFSHRIIEEFMLAANECVATHLESHKFGSIYRIHEEPDAKRVYDFELLAAAFGYSLGVDLPVRRFQTRGERRERHGSGRNPRQHEVPQDIHITPRMYQKLTQKIAGKPEERILSYLMLRSLKQARYSEVNEGHFALAATSYTHFTSPIRRYPDLIVHRILKAVLNNGSAGSPQLSSSVHGARATKAASDHQPFPWSKRREKKQSEDGKKHLTEIIPLDELHDIAVDSSTTERRADDAERELIEWKKIKFMEDKVGEDFVALIVSVTKYGLFVELDDLFIEGLVPISSLADDRYAYHENTRQIIGERSGHAYSIGDRVRVILDRIDRVQRKLQFSILEEQKPERRTRRARR from the coding sequence ATGAGTACAGACCGCGAAATCCTCGCCCGCATCTCCCGACAGTCTAACCACGCCGCTGGGTACAAGCAGCTTGTGCGTGAATTGGGACTGCGTGGTGGCGAGGAAAGGCGGCAACTGGATGAACGCCTGCAGAAGCTGGTCGATCGCGGGGAACTGGTTTTGATGGGACGCGATCGCTATGCTCTGCCGAAGGCCGCAGCCAAACACAACCTGGTGGCAGGCGAGCTCTCCGTTCATCGTGACGGCTACGGATTTGTACGCCCGCGAGATGCAGCGGTGCGCGACCGGATTGAAGGAGACATCTACGTCTCTCCGCGCGACATGAACGCCGCGATGCACGGCGACAATGTGCTGGTCGAAGTGGGTCCGGGACACGGAGACGGACGAACCGAGGGACGCATCGTCAAGATTGTGGGGCGTGCTCACCCGACTGTAGTCGGAATCTTCCATTACGGCGATCGCTACAACTACGTCCAGCCGATCGACGACAAGCTTACCGATCCTGTGATCATTCCCCGTGGCATGGAAGTCCCAAGCAGTGTAGAGAAGCCGCATGTTGCGTCTGTGCCAGAGCGCCCGACGACTCGTCATCGCGTGATTGGCAAAGAGGCGCGCCGGAAAGCGCCTGCCGATCTTGAAGGCATGGTTGTGGATGTCGAAATCGTTCAATGGCCTTCAGGCACGCAGAACGCACGCGGCAAAGTAATCGAGGTGCTTGGATACGAGGATGATTTCGGCGTCGATGTCGAGATCATGATTCGCAAGCACCACATCCCCCATGTATTTCCAGCGGAGGTCCTTGAGGAAGCCGAATCATTCACCGCGGTGCTACCTCACGACGAAGTAGCGCGTCGGCGCGATTTCCGCGAATTCCCGATCGTTACGATTGATGGCGAGACTGCGCGCGACTTTGACGATGCCGTTCTTGTGCGCAAGTTGCAAAATGGGAACTACCAGCTTCAAGTGCACATCGCAGACGTCGCCAATTATGTGACAGAACGCTCAGCAATCGATAGCGAAGCGCGGTTGCGTGGGACGTCTGTGTACTTCCCCGATCGCGCTGTTCCCATGCTGCCGCTGGAGCTTTCCACCGATCTCTGCAGCCTGCGTCCGAAAGTTGAGCGGCTGGTACTCTCCTGCGTCATGGAGATCGATCACGCCGGCGAGATCGTTGCTTACCAACTTCACGAAGGGGTGATTCGCTCCGCCGCCCGCATGACGTACAACGAGGTCCAGACGATTCTCGATGGCGACCAAAGCATGCGCCAGCAGTACGCTGCGCTGGCAGGTGAATTCGAGGGCATGGAAGTGCTCGCCAAAATCCTGAACCGCAAGCGCGTCAAGCGCGGCTCCATCGACTTCGACATGCCGGAACCGGTGATCGAATTTGACGAAGCCGGCCTGATGCAGGGCGTAGCACGCTCGGAACGAAAATTTTCCCATCGCATCATCGAAGAATTCATGTTAGCGGCCAACGAGTGTGTTGCCACTCATCTCGAGAGTCATAAGTTTGGGTCGATTTACCGCATCCACGAAGAGCCCGATGCAAAACGTGTGTACGACTTTGAGCTGCTCGCCGCGGCATTTGGATATTCGCTCGGCGTCGATCTGCCCGTCAGACGCTTCCAGACGCGTGGAGAGCGTCGGGAGCGGCACGGCAGCGGACGCAATCCACGGCAGCACGAAGTTCCTCAGGACATACACATCACCCCGCGCATGTACCAGAAGCTGACGCAGAAGATCGCAGGCAAGCCGGAAGAGCGCATTCTGTCTTACCTGATGCTGCGCTCGCTGAAGCAGGCGCGCTACTCAGAAGTGAACGAAGGACATTTTGCGCTGGCCGCTACGAGTTACACGCATTTCACCTCGCCGATTCGGCGTTATCCCGATTTGATCGTGCATCGGATCTTGAAGGCCGTCCTCAACAATGGATCGGCGGGTTCCCCTCAGCTTTCGAGCAGTGTGCATGGGGCACGAGCGACGAAGGCTGCGTCCGATCATCAACCTTTTCCGTGGTCAAAGCGCAGAGAGAAGAAGCAGAGTGAAGATGGCAAGAAGCACCTGACGGAAATCATTCCCCTGGATGAGCTCCACGATATCGCGGTCGACTCCAGTACAACGGAGCGACGTGCGGACGATGCAGAGAGAGAGTTGATCGAGTGGAAGAAGATCAAGTTCATGGAGGACAAAGTCGGCGAGGACTTCGTGGCCCTCATCGTGAGCGTGACCAAGTACGGCCTCTTCGTTGAACTTGACGATCTCTTCATCGAAGGACTGGTTCCAATCAGCTCATTAGCCGATGACCGCTACGCCTACCACGAGAACACGCGCCAGATTATCGGCGAGCGGTCCGGACACGCATACTCGATCGGCGATCGTGTTCGGGTGATCCTTGACCGCATCGATCGCGTCCAGCGCAAGCTGCAGTTCTCGATTCTGGAAGAGCAAAAGCCCGAGAGGCGAACACGAAGGGCACGAAGGTGA
- a CDS encoding PH domain-containing protein: MDALRHVLTAVLLALVLNWLWKSSRTGKAKEEAGRKIFGPTRAIQIVTVLCGIVFTGLVIGSAVALRKPNEWWVPFLFVAFLAMVPFMYPPVLTIDVDGVSSRAWYGSEKKIRWEDMASLHYNTGNKQFTIRSNDGRKVTHAGFNADADGFKKAVQSHTRLPLKIAQPGTWKTETIEVPYEENQGRIG; the protein is encoded by the coding sequence ATGGACGCCTTACGCCATGTTTTGACAGCCGTTCTGCTAGCCCTGGTTCTCAACTGGCTCTGGAAATCGTCACGAACCGGAAAGGCCAAAGAGGAAGCCGGCCGCAAAATATTCGGGCCCACTCGCGCCATACAGATTGTGACGGTCCTGTGCGGCATAGTGTTTACAGGCCTTGTAATTGGATCTGCCGTCGCATTGCGCAAGCCGAATGAATGGTGGGTGCCATTTCTATTCGTGGCCTTCCTTGCCATGGTTCCGTTTATGTATCCCCCGGTGCTGACCATTGACGTGGACGGCGTGTCATCGCGCGCGTGGTATGGGAGCGAGAAGAAGATCCGCTGGGAAGACATGGCTAGCCTGCACTACAACACCGGCAACAAACAGTTCACGATTCGAAGTAACGACGGCCGCAAGGTCACGCATGCCGGCTTTAATGCCGATGCTGACGGCTTTAAGAAAGCAGTCCAGAGTCACACGCGACTGCCTTTGAAAATCGCCCAGCCAGGCACCTGGAAGACAGAAACGATCGAAGTTCCGTATGAGGAAAACCAAGGAAGAATAGGGTGA
- a CDS encoding RidA family protein, whose amino-acid sequence MKRYLVTFMLCAIPLSAKTVKQDKGKKLHGTGTGTTQLVRYIDPPGLAVNPRFTQLVEINGGRTILISGQVAVDKDGKTVGKGDIRAQSTQVFENLRIALNAVGATFNDVVKLNTFMVDMAANLTGYRDVRTQYLSKNEHPPASTTVGVAALVNPDFLLEVRPWWWFLGVGRSRNR is encoded by the coding sequence ATGAAGCGCTATTTAGTTACGTTCATGCTCTGTGCAATTCCCTTATCGGCAAAAACCGTAAAACAAGATAAGGGCAAGAAACTACACGGAACTGGGACAGGTACGACCCAGCTAGTTCGCTACATCGATCCGCCAGGATTGGCTGTAAACCCGCGGTTTACTCAGCTAGTCGAGATCAACGGCGGGCGCACGATCCTGATCTCTGGGCAGGTCGCTGTCGACAAAGACGGCAAAACAGTTGGTAAGGGCGACATTCGCGCACAGTCGACTCAAGTTTTCGAGAATCTCAGGATCGCACTCAACGCGGTTGGTGCGACCTTCAACGATGTGGTCAAGTTGAATACGTTCATGGTGGACATGGCAGCAAACCTGACCGGCTACCGCGATGTTCGAACGCAATATCTGTCGAAGAACGAGCATCCGCCAGCCAGCACCACCGTTGGTGTCGCCGCGCTCGTGAATCCCGACTTTCTGCTGGAAGTAAGGCCGTGGTGGTGGTTCCTGGGGGTCGGCCGTAGTAGGAATCGGTGA
- a CDS encoding ribose-phosphate pyrophosphokinase, producing the protein MTTIATAVDKQQQKGQATVQTPPAQKTERKPQRHRDNDRFKIFCGSANEKLADDICRFLEIPRGQSHLQRFSDGEVYFQLLENVRGADVFVVQPTCFPVDEHLMELLLMIDALKRASARRITPVIPYYGYSRQDRKDKPRVAVSAKLVADLLTTAGAHRALVVDLHAPQIQGFFNIPVDHLFASPVLVSAVRDLNLPDLTVVSPDAGGVERARFFAKKMDAALAIVDKRRTDMNVTEVMHVIGDVKGRTALILDDIIDTAGTLVKTADALLEAGAIRVLACASHPVLSGQALERIHHSRIEQVIVTDTIPLSEAAKNEPKIKVKSIAGLLARAIESIHEETSVSSLFS; encoded by the coding sequence ATGACGACGATCGCAACCGCAGTCGACAAGCAGCAGCAGAAGGGTCAAGCAACCGTGCAGACGCCGCCGGCGCAGAAGACCGAGCGCAAGCCGCAGCGTCATCGCGATAACGACCGTTTCAAGATCTTCTGCGGCTCGGCCAACGAGAAGCTTGCAGACGATATTTGCAGGTTTCTCGAGATTCCGCGCGGACAATCGCACTTGCAGCGCTTCTCCGACGGTGAGGTTTACTTTCAGTTGCTGGAGAACGTGCGCGGCGCCGATGTTTTCGTCGTGCAGCCCACGTGCTTCCCGGTGGATGAGCACTTGATGGAGTTGCTCTTGATGATCGACGCGCTGAAGCGGGCTTCGGCGCGCAGGATCACTCCGGTGATCCCGTATTACGGATATTCGCGGCAGGACCGCAAGGACAAGCCTCGCGTTGCTGTTTCGGCGAAGTTGGTGGCGGACTTGCTAACCACGGCTGGTGCGCATCGGGCGCTGGTGGTTGATTTACACGCGCCGCAGATTCAGGGATTCTTCAATATTCCGGTGGATCACCTGTTTGCCTCGCCGGTACTGGTTTCGGCGGTGAGGGATTTGAACTTGCCCGACCTGACGGTGGTATCGCCAGATGCAGGCGGCGTGGAGCGCGCGCGCTTCTTTGCCAAAAAGATGGACGCGGCGCTGGCTATCGTCGATAAGCGGCGCACGGACATGAATGTGACCGAAGTGATGCACGTGATCGGTGATGTAAAGGGCCGCACTGCGCTGATTCTCGACGACATCATCGACACAGCGGGCACGCTGGTGAAGACTGCGGATGCGTTGCTCGAGGCTGGAGCGATTCGCGTGCTTGCGTGCGCATCGCATCCGGTGCTGTCAGGCCAAGCGTTGGAGCGCATTCACCATTCCCGCATCGAGCAGGTGATTGTGACGGACACGATCCCGCTAAGCGAAGCGGCGAAGAACGAGCCGAAGATCAAGGTTAAGTCGATCGCTGGGCTCCTGGCACGAGCGATCGAGAGCATTCATGAGGAGACGTCGGTAAGCAGCCTCTTTAGTTAG
- a CDS encoding 50S ribosomal protein L25: MATQELVEAQPRPTDEARSKNAARRVRRSGNIPAVVYGAKKESVAVTVNPKQISRILHSESGHNTVFDLKVGSEQSKAMIVDWQYEPIKGSLLHIDLKRIAMDKALRVKVPVQLTGVPEGVKTQGGILEQIVREVEIECLPSDIPDHIDVDVTPLVFGQVFRVSDLPHSGKLKFITDETQPVAHITSVKEVVEAAPAEAGAEVAAAPAEPEVIKKGKQETEEGAAPEAAAKPEGGKKAEGKKKE, translated from the coding sequence ATGGCAACTCAGGAACTAGTAGAAGCACAACCGCGGCCCACAGATGAGGCTCGCTCGAAGAACGCTGCGCGCCGCGTGCGTCGCAGCGGAAATATCCCGGCTGTAGTCTACGGCGCGAAGAAAGAGTCGGTCGCCGTGACTGTGAATCCCAAGCAGATCAGCCGCATTCTCCACTCTGAGAGCGGTCACAACACCGTGTTCGATCTGAAAGTGGGCAGCGAGCAGAGCAAAGCGATGATCGTCGACTGGCAGTACGAGCCTATTAAGGGCAGCCTGCTCCATATCGATCTGAAGCGTATCGCCATGGATAAGGCGCTTCGCGTGAAGGTGCCGGTGCAATTGACCGGCGTGCCCGAAGGTGTGAAGACGCAGGGCGGAATTCTCGAGCAGATCGTGCGCGAAGTGGAAATCGAGTGTCTGCCGTCAGACATTCCCGACCATATCGACGTCGATGTGACCCCGCTGGTGTTCGGCCAGGTATTCCGCGTCTCCGATCTGCCTCATAGCGGCAAGCTCAAATTCATCACTGACGAGACGCAGCCTGTAGCGCACATCACGTCGGTGAAGGAAGTGGTTGAGGCAGCTCCGGCTGAGGCTGGTGCCGAGGTAGCAGCAGCTCCGGCTGAGCCCGAGGTCATCAAGAAAGGCAAGCAGGAGACCGAGGAAGGTGCAGCTCCTGAGGCCGCGGCTAAGCCCGAAGGCGGTAAGAAGGCTGAGGGCAAGAAGAAAGAGTGA
- the pth gene encoding aminoacyl-tRNA hydrolase produces MKLVVGLGNPGIEYQFTPHNLGFLTIDRVAERCKVDVASRRCQAATGKVRLAGHEVLLAKPETYMNLSGLSVRKLVEDLEVNPASDLIVVYDELDLPFGAIRIRQRGGTAGHNGLESVVGSLGTDEFIRVRLGIQPDHPVRDGAKFVLGQFKKSQLEVVDELIERAADAVEAILKDGLAAAMNRFNQRPKNTAEGGCAT; encoded by the coding sequence GTGAAGCTGGTCGTCGGTCTGGGCAATCCCGGCATCGAGTACCAGTTCACGCCGCACAATCTTGGCTTCCTGACTATCGATCGCGTCGCCGAGCGGTGCAAGGTTGATGTCGCAAGCCGCCGATGCCAGGCGGCTACAGGCAAGGTGAGGCTTGCAGGACACGAAGTCCTGCTGGCTAAGCCAGAGACCTATATGAACCTCAGCGGGCTTTCGGTAAGAAAGCTGGTTGAGGATCTTGAGGTAAATCCGGCGAGCGATCTGATCGTCGTCTACGACGAATTGGATTTGCCGTTCGGTGCGATTCGGATTCGTCAACGCGGTGGGACGGCGGGCCACAACGGACTCGAGTCAGTGGTCGGCTCGCTCGGTACCGACGAGTTCATCCGGGTGAGGTTGGGGATCCAACCGGATCATCCGGTACGCGACGGCGCGAAGTTCGTTTTGGGACAGTTCAAGAAGTCGCAGTTGGAAGTTGTGGATGAACTGATCGAGCGCGCTGCCGATGCAGTAGAAGCGATTTTGAAGGACGGCCTGGCAGCGGCGATGAACCGCTTCAACCAGCGTCCGAAGAACACAGCCGAGGGCGGCTGTGCCACATAA
- the rpsF gene encoding 30S ribosomal protein S6, with protein sequence MQQRTYEVMFIVRPDLQEEEIDKLISNLESQATNAGATVKNVERMGKRRLAYVVRKFADGFYILLTVDADGKAIHEIERRLRVSEPVIKFISVRIDEEQKRLEKIKQLRSTRVKRSTAESAPAPEPAAAAPAATA encoded by the coding sequence ATGCAACAACGTACCTACGAAGTGATGTTTATTGTCCGGCCTGACCTGCAGGAGGAGGAGATCGACAAGCTGATCTCGAACCTCGAATCCCAGGCGACCAATGCCGGCGCAACTGTGAAGAACGTGGAGCGCATGGGCAAGCGCCGTCTCGCGTACGTCGTGCGCAAGTTCGCGGATGGCTTCTACATCCTGCTGACGGTTGATGCCGACGGCAAGGCGATTCACGAGATCGAGCGCCGTTTGCGCGTGTCAGAGCCTGTGATCAAGTTCATTAGCGTGCGCATCGACGAAGAGCAGAAGCGTCTGGAGAAGATCAAGCAGCTTCGCTCGACGCGCGTGAAGCGCTCGACGGCGGAATCCGCGCCAGCGCCGGAACCTGCAGCAGCGGCTCCGGCAGCAACGGCGTAA
- the rpsR gene encoding 30S ribosomal protein S18 encodes MSDTPTPTTAGGGQDRQDRGPRRDSRGGPGGQGGREGGRKFFRRKKVCKFCVEKIDSINYKDVRLLSGFVAERGKIVPRRLTGVCTPHQRRLSAAIKQARNIALLPFAARF; translated from the coding sequence ATGTCAGATACACCCACACCAACTACCGCGGGCGGAGGACAAGACCGGCAGGACCGCGGACCGCGTCGCGATTCCCGGGGTGGCCCCGGAGGCCAAGGCGGGCGCGAGGGCGGACGCAAATTTTTCCGCCGCAAGAAAGTCTGCAAGTTTTGCGTGGAGAAGATCGACTCCATCAACTACAAGGACGTGCGCCTGCTCTCCGGGTTTGTTGCCGAGCGGGGGAAGATCGTTCCTCGCCGTCTGACCGGAGTCTGCACGCCACACCAGCGTCGCCTGAGCGCCGCCATCAAGCAGGCGCGCAATATCGCGCTGCTGCCATTTGCAGCGAGGTTCTAA
- the rplI gene encoding 50S ribosomal protein L9 gives MEVILKEDVEKLGHRGDIVKVAEGFGRNFLLPRKLAIEASKANKAVIDQMKAAAVRKSAKEKTGAEALAQQLNEVQLTFERKTGEKDHLFGSVTSSDIATALEGKGFKVDRRKVHLDDPLKSLGEFHVPVKLHREVTAHVKVTVKPEGGEAGA, from the coding sequence ATGGAAGTCATTCTGAAAGAAGATGTAGAAAAGCTTGGCCACCGCGGCGACATCGTGAAGGTCGCTGAAGGTTTTGGCCGCAATTTTTTGCTGCCGCGCAAGCTCGCCATTGAGGCCAGCAAAGCGAATAAGGCAGTGATCGATCAGATGAAGGCCGCTGCAGTGCGCAAATCGGCCAAGGAAAAGACCGGCGCCGAGGCGCTCGCTCAACAACTCAACGAAGTGCAGCTTACCTTTGAGCGCAAAACGGGGGAGAAGGATCACCTGTTCGGCTCGGTTACGTCGTCCGATATTGCAACAGCTCTTGAAGGCAAGGGATTCAAGGTCGATCGCCGCAAGGTTCATCTGGATGATCCGCTTAAGAGCCTGGGCGAGTTCCACGTTCCCGTGAAACTCCATCGCGAGGTTACGGCACACGTAAAGGTCACGGTGAAGCCCGAAGGCGGCGAAGCAGGGGCATAG